A DNA window from Solanum lycopersicum chromosome 3, SLM_r2.1 contains the following coding sequences:
- the LOC101255473 gene encoding carbon catabolite repressor protein 4 homolog 1-like: MLTVVRVHLPSDIPIVGCELTPYVLLRLPDSLLISDDIPESAPVYGCFLRYKWYRIQSDKHVAMCSIHPSEQATLQCLACVKAKIPVAKSYHCSPKCFSDAWQHHRLLHERAASAVNTNGNEENTGSGVNTSLTSSQSSGSLTNGTTPFPVVVTQRSGGETWFEVGHSKTYTPSADDIGHTLKFECAIINAVTKSTVGNASTMMSRVIPAPSPTPRRLISVSGVDIPLHLDLDSRLSSSGTFTVLSYNILSDAYATNELYSYCPSWALAWTYRRQNLLREIAGYRADIVCLQEVQSDHFEEFFAPELDKHGYQALFKRKTTEVISGNINTVDGCATFFRRDRFTHVKKYEVEFNKAAQSLTEALVPSAQKKTALNRLLKDNIALIVVLEAKFNSQGVDNTGKRQLVCVANTHVNVHQELKDVRLWQVHTLLKGLEKIAATADIPMLLCGDFNSAPGSAPHALVSMGKVDPMHPELAVDPFGILRPATKLTHHLPLVSAYTSFARVPVVPGLAQKRRKLDPSTNEPLFTSCTRDHFGTLDYIFYSADSVTVESLLELLDEESLRKDTALPSPEWSSDHIALLAGFRCKPRTRR, from the exons GTACCGAATACAAAGTGATAAACATGTTGCCATGTGCAGCATCCATCCATCTGAGCAAGCTACACTGCAGTGCCTTGCATGTGTGAAGGCCAAAATCCCTGTTGCCAAGAGTTACCATTGCTCCCCAAAATGTTTCTCAGATGCATGGCAGCATCATCGTCTTCTGCATGAACGTGCTGCTAGTGCTGTGAATACAAATGGAAATGAGGAAAATACAGGATCTGGTGTTAATACAAGCTTGACTTCTTCGCAATCAAGCGGTAGCTTGACAAATGGAACAACACCTTTTCCTGTAGTTGTAACTCAAAGAAGTGGTGGTGAAACCTGGTTTGAAGTTGGACACTCTAAAACTTACACCCCATCTGCAGATGATATTGGTCACACCCTTAAATTTGAATGTGCTATCATCAATGCAGTAACAAAATCAACTGTTGGAAATGCTAGTACCATGATGTCTCGAGTGATTCCTGCTCCATCTCCTACTCCACGTCGCTTGATTTCAGTTAGTGGAGTTGATATACCACTACATCTGGACTTAGATAGTCGTTTATCATCTTCAGGAACTTTTACTGTGCTCTCATACAACATTCTGTCTGATGCATATGCAACAAATGAATTGTACAGTTATTGCCCCTCTTGGGCTCTTGCTTGGACTTACCGGAGACAAAATCTATTGCGTGAAATAGCTGGCTACCGTGCAGACATTGTTTGCCTCCAAGAG GTTCAGAGTGATCACTTTGAAGAATTCTTTGCTCCTGAGCTGGACAAACATGGTTATCAAGCTttgttcaaaagaaaaacaactGAG GTGATCAGTGGGAATATAAATACCGTTGATGGTTGTGCCACATTTTTCCGCCGAGATAGATTCACACATGTTAAAAAATATGAG GTTGAGTTCAACAAAGCTGCTCAATCTTTGACTGAAGCCTTAGTTCCCAGCGCCCAAAAGAAGACCGCATTAAATCGTTTGCTGAAG GATAATATTGCACTTATTGTGGTTCTGGAAGCAAAGTTCAATAGCCAGGGAGTTGACAACACTGGGAAGCGTCAACTTGTTTGTGTG GCTAACACACATGTAAATGTTCATCAAGAGTTAAAGGATGTCAGACTTTGGCAG GTTCACACACTTTTAAAAGGACTAGAGAAAATTGCTGCTACTGCTGACATTCCAATGCTGCTCTGTGGCGATTTTAATTCAGCGCCTGGAAG TGCTCCTCATGCACTTGTTTCAATGGGGAAAGTTGATCCAATGCATCCAGAGTTAGCAGTGGACCCTTTTGGTATTTTGCGTCCAGCCACAAAGTTAACACATCATCTGCCATTG GTAAGTGCTTACACATCCTTTGCCCGAGTACCTGTGGTTCCTGGACTAGCTCAGAAACGGAGGAAGCTTGATCCCAGTACGAATGAACCTTTGTTTACAAGCTGCACCAGAGATCATTTTGGGACTCTTGATTATATATTCTATTCTG CCGACTCTGTAACAGTTGAATCGTTGTTAGAGCTCTTGGATGAGGAAAGCTTGAGAAAAGACACAGCACTTCCTTCTCCAGAGTGGTCCTCTGATCATATAGCACTCTTAGCTGGGTTTCGGTGCAAGCCTAGAACTAGGCGCTGA
- the LOC138347752 gene encoding large ribosomal subunit protein eL38-like yields MPKQIHEIKDFLLTARRKDARSVKIKKNKDMVKFKVRCSKYLYTLCVSDFEKADKLKQSLPPGLSIQDL; encoded by the exons ATGCCCAAGCAAATACATGAGATCAAGGATTTCCTCCTAACAGCAAGGAGgaaa GATGCACGATCTGTCAAGATCAAGAAGAACAAGGACATGGTAAAGTTCAAGGTTCGCTGCTCCAAGTACCTTTACACACTCTGTGTGTCCGACTTTGAGAAGGCTGACAAGTTGAAGCAGTCACTTCCTCCAGGTTTGAGCATCCAAGACCTTTGA